In Acipenser ruthenus chromosome 58, fAciRut3.2 maternal haplotype, whole genome shotgun sequence, a genomic segment contains:
- the LOC117407609 gene encoding zinc finger protein 813-like, whose amino-acid sequence MDVSVSVSFFQDELASTIEHAVKAAVDTVLCQITKVVGGKFTEFRMEMAGKEKENESLKLRLEISESELKAVRECLSAAGANIKQALLNIKPDCNEQDFQRNENQGLLTRVKDPEERPASSDEEEGPVIEAVYTHEEISDQEWGVTQMEITKLTFVDSKDPELEPVHIKEGVPELECVHITEEVSNKDEVSILEGNMVKLGSRHCDESPPELSCVKPNQPVSEDTGSSVGEEGTVLGSIQGKHHPPQERAADGKEEGAMPSTSSTAYEGEHDSTSSLHCKNSSSGKPQSKKHRETTGREESFKKLRTCSVKIHSLQGRPPFTLQSTETAHSVRVTNSETRGNLKTLPCSAKARKSSSQLGSPKTPKRNRTGRAPFPCADCGKSFSQLLQLKRHQRVHKANKSHQCNYCGKRFNEIRNIKRHELIHTGEKPYRCNKCGRSFNDLGNCRRHELIHAAVKR is encoded by the exons atggacgtcagcgtctccgtgtcgttctttcaagacgagctcgcctctaccatcgagcacgcagtgaaagcggctgtagacaccgtcttgtgccaaatcacaaaagttgtcggcggcaaattcactgaattccgaatggaaatggctggaaaggagaaagagaatgaaagtctgaagctgagattggaaatatcagagagcgagttgaaagcagtgcgggaatgcctCAGCGCGGCGGGTGCAAACATCAAACAAGCTCTCCTGAACATAAAACCCGACTgtaatgaacaagactttcagaggaacgagaatCAGGGACTATTAACCAGAGTAAAAG ATCCTGAAGAGAGACCTGCTTCCAGTGACGAagaggaggggccagtgatagaaGCTGTTTACACACACGAGGAAATCTCTGATCAGGAGTGGGGTGTAACTCAAATGGAGATTACAAAGCTGACATTTGTTGACAGTAAAGACCCTGAACTTGAACCGGTCCACATTAAAGAGGGCGTCCCAGAACTGGAGTGTGTTCACATCACAGAGGAAGTTTCTAATAAAGATGAAGTCAGTATACTGGAGGGGAATATGGTGAAGCTGGGATCTAGACATTGTGATGAGTCCCCACCTGAACTCTCCTGCGTGAAACCCAATCAGCCTGTCTCTGAAGACACTGGTTCTAGTGTTGGAGAAGAGggcactgtgctggggtccattcaggggaaacatcacccccctcaggaaagagctgcagatggaaaggaggaaggagcgatgccgtccacgagcagcacagcat atgaaggagaacacgactccacttcATCACTCCACTGCAAAAACTCTTCCAGTGGCAAACCACAgagcaagaaacacagagagacgACAGGCAGAGAAGAAAGTTTTAAGAAATTGAGAACTTGCTCAGTTAAAATTCATTCTTTACAAGGCAGACCACCATTTACTCTGCAGAGTACAGAGACTGCACATTCTGTGCGTGTGACCAACTCTGAAACCCggggcaacttgaagaccttgccttGTTCTGCTAAAGCTAGGAAGAGTTCCAGTCAATTAGGCTCTCCTAAAACTCCCAAGAGAAATCGCACAGGAAGGGCTccatttccctgtgctgattgtgggaagagtttcagtcagttattacagcttaaaagacaccagcgtgtTCACAAAGCAAATAAATCACACCAGTGTAATTATTGTGGGAAGCGCTTTAATGAaataagaaatattaaaagaCACGAActgattcacacaggagagaaaccgtatcgctgtaATAAATGTGGGAGGAGTTTTAATGATTTAGGAAATTGTAGAAGACACGAACTAATACACGCAGCAGTGAAACGCTGA